One Aquarana catesbeiana isolate 2022-GZ linkage group LG06, ASM4218655v1, whole genome shotgun sequence genomic region harbors:
- the LOC141147288 gene encoding integrin beta-5-like → MCSGKGHCVCGRCQCVEPGAFGETCDKCPTCPDACGTKRDCIECRLYQTGRLADNHTCHKLCKDEINLLDALETDKPGAVQCVYKTDNECVMRFMYSEEENGKSILSVLREPECGGAPDALTVLLAVVGSILLVGLVLLAVWKLLVTIHDRREFSRFQSERSRAKYEMASNPLYRQPISTHNMDEVYSMMGKSYNGTSNGYRGESDNY, encoded by the exons ATGTGCAGCGGGAAAGGGCACTGTGTGTGCGGCCGCTGCCAGTGTGTGGAGCCCGGAGCCTTCGGGGAGACCTGCGACAAATGCCCCACCTGCCCCGACGCCTGCGGGACAAAAAG GGACTGTATAGAATGCCGCTTGTACCAGACGGGGCGCCTTGCCGATAACCACACCTGCCATAAACTCTGCAAGGATGAGATTAACTTGCTGGATGCTTTGG AGACTGACAAGCCGGGGGCCGTCCAGTGCGTCTACAAGACGGACAATGAGTGTGTCATGAGGTTCATGTACTCCGAGGAGGAAAATGGCAAATCCATCCTGAGTGTCCTGAGGGAGCCGG AGTGTGGGGGGGCCCCCGACGCCCTGACCGTCCTCCTGGCGGTGGTGGGAAGTATATTACTAGTTGGACTCGTCCTTCTGGCCGTCTGGAAGCTTCTCGTCACCATTCACGATCGGCGCGAGTTTTCACGCTTTCAGAGCGAGCGATCCCGAGCCAAGTATGAAATG GCGTCCAACCCCCTCTACCGACAGCCGATCTCCACCCATAACATGGACGAGGTGTACAGCATGATGGGAAAGTCCTACAACGGAACCTCCAATGGCTACAGAGGGGAGAGCGACAATTACTGA